The Pseudomonas sp. R4-35-07 genome contains a region encoding:
- a CDS encoding divergent polysaccharide deacetylase family protein has product MRVALIIAVLCSLAGFAQATPAGEPHKAYLTLIIDDLGQNLPRDRRVLALPGPVTTAIMPDTPHAAEFAREAHKAGKIVILHMPMDPATGPFAWHPELSIEELGKRLDAAFKAVPYTAGINNHMGSRMTAQPAAMAWLMGELQRRHKFFVDSRTSAQTVAAAEAQKIGLAHVSRDVFLDDERTEAAITTQLQTAIKLAHKQGSAVMIGHPYPQTLAVLERELPKLKAQGVEWIDIKLMISVRSNRAMAGHGKDGIYR; this is encoded by the coding sequence ATGCGTGTTGCACTGATTATCGCCGTGCTGTGCAGCCTGGCCGGATTCGCCCAAGCGACGCCGGCCGGCGAGCCGCACAAAGCCTACCTGACCCTGATCATCGACGACCTGGGGCAAAACCTGCCCAGGGATCGTCGCGTGCTGGCCCTGCCTGGGCCGGTCACCACCGCGATCATGCCCGACACCCCTCACGCCGCCGAATTCGCCCGCGAAGCCCACAAGGCCGGCAAGATTGTCATCCTGCACATGCCCATGGACCCGGCCACCGGGCCGTTTGCCTGGCACCCCGAGCTGTCGATCGAAGAGCTGGGCAAGCGCCTGGACGCGGCGTTCAAGGCGGTGCCCTACACCGCCGGCATCAATAACCATATGGGCAGCCGCATGACCGCGCAGCCGGCGGCGATGGCGTGGTTGATGGGCGAGCTGCAGCGGCGCCACAAGTTCTTTGTGGACAGCCGTACCAGCGCACAAACGGTGGCTGCGGCTGAGGCGCAGAAAATCGGTTTGGCGCATGTTTCGCGGGATGTGTTCCTGGATGACGAACGCACCGAGGCGGCGATTACCACGCAGTTGCAAACCGCAATCAAGCTGGCGCACAAGCAGGGCTCGGCGGTGATGATCGGGCATCCTTACCCTCAGACCCTGGCGGTCCTGGAGCGCGAGCTGCCCAAGCTCAAGGCCCAGGGCGTGGAGTGGATTGATATCAAGTTGATGATCAGCGTGCGCAGTAACCGGGCGATGGCCGGGCACGGCAAAGACGGCATTTACCGCTAA
- a CDS encoding S41 family peptidase: MLHLSRLTSLALTIALVIGAPLAFADQAAPAAPAAMAASTKAPLPLDELRTFAEVMDRIKAAYVEPVDDKTLLENAIKGMLSNLDPHSAYLGPEDFAELQESTSGEFGGLGIEVGSEDGQIKVVSPIDDTPASKAGIQAGDLIVKINGQPTRGQSMTEAVDKMRGKLGQKITLTLVRDGGNPFDVTLARATITVKSVKSQLLESGYGYIRITQFQVKTGDEVAKALAKLRKDNGKKLNGIVLDLRNNPGGVLQSAVEVVDHFITKGLIVYTKGRIANSELRFSATGNDLSENVPLAVLINGGSASASEIVAGALQDQKRGVLMGTTSFGKGSVQTVLPLNNERALKITTALYYTPNGRSIQAQGIVPDIEVRRAKITNEIDSEYYKEADLQGHLGNGNGGADQPTGSGAKAKPMPQDDDYQLAQALSLLKGLSITRSR; the protein is encoded by the coding sequence ATGCTGCATTTGTCCCGCCTCACTTCGCTGGCCCTGACGATCGCCCTGGTGATCGGCGCGCCTCTGGCTTTCGCCGACCAGGCCGCACCGGCTGCGCCCGCCGCTATGGCCGCGAGCACCAAGGCGCCGTTGCCGCTGGACGAGCTGCGTACCTTTGCCGAGGTCATGGACCGGATCAAGGCAGCCTATGTCGAACCCGTAGACGACAAGACCCTGCTGGAAAATGCCATCAAGGGCATGCTCAGCAACCTCGACCCGCATTCCGCCTACCTGGGCCCGGAAGATTTCGCCGAACTGCAGGAAAGCACCAGCGGTGAGTTCGGTGGCCTGGGCATCGAAGTGGGCTCCGAAGACGGCCAGATCAAAGTGGTCTCGCCCATCGACGACACCCCTGCGTCCAAGGCCGGCATCCAGGCCGGTGACCTGATCGTCAAGATCAACGGCCAGCCGACCCGCGGCCAATCCATGACCGAAGCCGTCGACAAGATGCGCGGCAAGCTCGGCCAGAAAATCACCCTGACCCTGGTGCGCGACGGCGGCAACCCGTTCGACGTGACCCTGGCCCGCGCGACCATCACGGTCAAGAGCGTGAAGAGCCAGTTGCTGGAGTCGGGCTACGGTTACATCCGCATCACCCAGTTCCAGGTCAAGACCGGCGACGAAGTGGCCAAGGCCCTGGCCAAGCTGCGCAAGGACAACGGCAAGAAGCTCAACGGCATCGTGCTCGACCTGCGCAACAACCCAGGCGGCGTGTTGCAGTCGGCGGTGGAAGTGGTCGATCACTTCATCACCAAGGGCCTGATCGTTTACACCAAGGGCCGTATCGCCAATTCCGAGCTGCGCTTCTCGGCCACCGGCAACGACCTCAGCGAGAACGTGCCGCTGGCCGTGCTGATCAACGGCGGCAGCGCCTCGGCATCGGAGATCGTCGCCGGCGCCCTGCAAGACCAGAAGCGCGGCGTGCTGATGGGCACCACCAGCTTCGGTAAAGGTTCGGTGCAAACGGTGCTGCCGCTCAATAACGAACGTGCGCTGAAGATCACCACGGCGCTGTACTACACACCCAATGGTCGCTCGATCCAGGCCCAGGGCATCGTGCCGGACATCGAAGTGCGCAGGGCCAAGATCACCAACGAGATCGACAGCGAGTACTACAAGGAAGCCGATCTGCAAGGCCACCTGGGCAATGGCAACGGCGGGGCCGACCAGCCGACCGGCAGCGGCGCCAAAGCCAAGCCGATGCCGCAGGACGACGATTACCAGTTGGCCCAGGCGCTGAGCCTGCTCAAGGGCCTGAGCATCACGCGCAGCCGTTGA
- a CDS encoding murein hydrolase activator EnvC, with protein MLRALITLALVCLLQPAFADERAQTQQQLDATRQDITELKKLLGKLQEEKSGVQKDLRGTETEMGKLEKQVQELQKELKKSESELERLDAEKKKLQSARVEQQRLIAIQARAAYQSGRQEYLKLLLNQQNPEKFARTLTYYDYVSQARLAQLKSFNETLRQLANVEQEINDQQAQLLDQKTALDTQRNELDKVRKERQQALAKLNDDVKARDAKLQAREQDQADLAKVLKTIEETLARQAREAEEARQKALIAQQEAEKKRQREAELAATSDAPAPRKSAHAAPGPLVSSSGESFGGPFASARGKLPWPVDGRLLARFGETRGDDTRAKWDGVMISASAGSQVHAVHGGRVVFADWLRGAGLLVILDHGNGYLSLYGHNQTLLKSAGDVVKAGESISTVGNSGGQDTPALYFAIRQQGRPSDPAQWCRSQG; from the coding sequence ATGCTTCGCGCCTTGATTACCCTTGCTCTTGTCTGCCTGCTCCAACCGGCATTTGCCGATGAGCGCGCACAAACCCAACAACAGTTGGACGCTACGCGTCAGGACATTACCGAGCTGAAAAAACTGCTCGGCAAGCTCCAGGAAGAGAAATCCGGCGTGCAGAAAGACCTGCGCGGCACGGAAACCGAAATGGGCAAGCTGGAGAAGCAGGTCCAGGAGCTGCAAAAAGAATTAAAGAAGAGCGAGTCGGAACTGGAGCGACTCGACGCTGAGAAAAAAAAACTCCAGAGCGCACGCGTTGAGCAGCAACGCCTGATCGCGATCCAGGCCCGCGCCGCCTACCAGAGCGGCCGCCAGGAATACCTCAAGCTGCTGCTCAACCAGCAGAACCCGGAAAAATTCGCCCGCACCCTCACCTATTACGATTACGTGAGCCAGGCGCGCCTGGCGCAATTGAAGAGCTTCAACGAAACCCTGCGCCAGTTGGCCAATGTCGAGCAGGAGATCAACGATCAGCAGGCACAGCTGCTCGACCAGAAAACCGCACTCGACACCCAGCGCAACGAACTCGATAAAGTCCGCAAGGAACGCCAGCAAGCCCTGGCCAAGCTCAACGACGACGTGAAAGCCCGCGACGCCAAGCTGCAAGCGCGCGAGCAAGACCAGGCCGATTTGGCCAAAGTGCTCAAGACTATCGAAGAAACTCTGGCCCGCCAGGCGCGCGAGGCCGAAGAGGCGCGGCAGAAGGCGTTGATCGCGCAGCAGGAAGCCGAAAAAAAGCGCCAGCGTGAGGCCGAACTGGCGGCCACTAGCGATGCGCCGGCTCCACGCAAGTCGGCACATGCAGCGCCTGGCCCATTGGTTTCCAGCAGTGGCGAGTCGTTCGGCGGGCCTTTTGCTTCAGCTCGCGGAAAACTTCCATGGCCCGTTGATGGTCGACTATTGGCACGCTTCGGGGAAACCCGTGGCGATGACACCCGCGCCAAGTGGGATGGGGTGATGATCAGCGCCTCTGCCGGCAGCCAGGTCCACGCCGTCCACGGCGGGCGCGTGGTGTTCGCCGATTGGCTGCGCGGGGCCGGTTTGCTGGTGATTCTTGACCACGGTAATGGCTATTTGAGCCTTTATGGCCACAATCAGACGTTACTCAAGTCGGCAGGTGATGTGGTAAAAGCCGGTGAATCCATCTCCACTGTCGGTAACAGTGGTGGCCAGGACACGCCGGCGCTGTACTTCGCTATTCGTCAGCAGGGTCGCCCGAGCGATCCCGCACAATGGTGCCGATCCCAAGGATAG
- the gpmI gene encoding 2,3-bisphosphoglycerate-independent phosphoglycerate mutase, translating into MTTTPKPLVLIILDGFGHSESHHDNAVYAANKPVLDRLTATVPNGLISGSGMDVGLPDGQMGNSEVGHMNLGAGRVVYQDFTRVTKAIRDGEFFENPTICAAVDKAVAAGKAVHFMGLLSDGGVHSHQDHLVAMAELAFKRGADKIYLHAFLDGRDTPPKSAQSSIELLDTTFAALGKGRIASIVGRYFAMDRDNRWDRVAQAYNLIVDGQAEFNAATAQQGLEAAYARGESDEFVKATTIGEPVKVEDGDAMVFMNFRADRARELSHVFVDDGFKDFERARQPNVEFVMLTQYAANIPAPSAFAPGSLENVLGDYLAKNGKTQLRIAETEKYAHVTFFFSGGREEPFPGEERILIPSPKVATYDLQPEMSAPEVTDKIVDAIEHQRYDVIVVNYANGDMVGHSGNLEAAVKAVECLDLCVGRIVDALDKVGGEALITADHGNCEQMSDESTGQAHTAHTTEPVPFIYVGKRNFNVRDGGVLADVAPTMLMLMGLEKPKEMTGTSILV; encoded by the coding sequence ATGACTACCACGCCTAAACCTTTGGTCCTGATTATTCTCGATGGCTTCGGACACAGTGAAAGCCACCACGACAACGCTGTGTACGCAGCGAACAAGCCCGTGCTGGACCGCCTCACCGCCACCGTACCCAACGGCCTGATCTCCGGTTCCGGCATGGACGTGGGCCTGCCGGACGGCCAGATGGGCAACTCGGAAGTCGGCCACATGAATCTCGGCGCCGGACGAGTGGTCTATCAGGACTTCACCCGTGTGACCAAAGCGATCCGCGATGGCGAGTTCTTCGAGAACCCGACCATCTGCGCTGCGGTGGATAAAGCCGTCGCCGCCGGCAAGGCCGTGCACTTCATGGGCCTGCTGTCCGATGGCGGCGTGCACAGCCATCAGGACCACCTGGTGGCCATGGCTGAACTGGCCTTCAAGCGCGGCGCCGACAAAATCTACCTGCACGCCTTCCTCGATGGCCGCGACACCCCGCCCAAAAGCGCGCAGTCGTCCATCGAACTGCTCGACACCACCTTCGCCGCCCTGGGCAAGGGCCGTATCGCCAGCATCGTGGGCCGCTACTTCGCCATGGACCGCGACAACCGCTGGGACCGCGTGGCCCAAGCCTACAACCTGATCGTCGACGGCCAGGCCGAATTCAACGCCGCTACCGCCCAACAAGGCCTGGAAGCCGCCTACGCGCGTGGCGAGAGCGATGAATTCGTCAAGGCCACCACCATCGGCGAGCCGGTGAAGGTCGAAGACGGCGACGCCATGGTGTTCATGAACTTCCGCGCCGACCGTGCCCGTGAGCTGAGCCATGTGTTTGTCGACGACGGCTTCAAAGACTTCGAACGCGCGCGCCAGCCGAACGTCGAGTTCGTCATGCTGACCCAATACGCTGCCAATATTCCGGCCCCCTCGGCATTCGCGCCGGGCAGCCTGGAAAACGTGCTGGGCGACTACCTGGCGAAAAACGGCAAGACGCAACTGCGCATTGCCGAAACCGAAAAATATGCCCACGTGACCTTCTTCTTCTCCGGCGGACGTGAAGAACCGTTCCCGGGCGAGGAGCGCATCCTCATCCCTTCGCCCAAAGTCGCCACCTACGACCTGCAACCAGAAATGAGCGCACCGGAAGTCACCGACAAGATCGTCGACGCCATCGAGCATCAGCGTTACGACGTGATCGTGGTCAACTATGCCAACGGCGACATGGTCGGTCACAGCGGCAACCTGGAAGCGGCGGTCAAGGCCGTGGAATGCCTGGACCTGTGCGTCGGTCGCATTGTCGATGCCCTGGACAAGGTCGGTGGCGAAGCGCTGATCACGGCGGACCACGGCAACTGCGAGCAGATGTCCGATGAATCCACCGGCCAGGCCCACACCGCCCACACCACCGAACCGGTGCCGTTCATCTACGTCGGCAAGCGCAATTTCAACGTGCGTGACGGCGGCGTACTGGCGGATGTGGCGCCGACCATGCTGATGTTGATGGGGCTGGAGAAGCCGAAAGAGATGACTGGGACCTCGATCCTGGTCTAA
- a CDS encoding rhodanese-like domain-containing protein, with amino-acid sequence MVDHLIAFATAHYLLVGAFVILLALLIAHELSRGGRSLSTSELTALVNKDEAVVVDIRPAKDFAAGHIVGALNIPQDKLMARLGELEKHKAKTIILVDAQGQHSGTHAREMLKAGFTAAKLSGGIGSWKADNLPLVK; translated from the coding sequence ATGGTTGATCACCTGATTGCATTTGCCACTGCCCACTATCTGCTCGTGGGTGCCTTCGTCATCCTGCTGGCGCTGCTGATCGCTCACGAATTGAGCCGTGGTGGCCGCAGCCTGAGCACGTCGGAGCTGACCGCGCTGGTCAACAAGGATGAAGCGGTTGTCGTGGATATCCGCCCGGCCAAGGATTTCGCCGCCGGCCATATCGTCGGCGCCCTGAACATTCCCCAGGACAAGCTGATGGCGCGCCTGGGCGAGCTGGAAAAGCACAAGGCCAAGACCATCATTCTGGTCGACGCCCAGGGCCAGCATTCCGGCACTCACGCTCGCGAAATGCTCAAGGCCGGCTTCACCGCCGCCAAACTGTCCGGCGGTATCGGCAGCTGGAAGGCCGATAACCTGCCGCTGGTGAAGTGA
- the grxC gene encoding glutaredoxin 3 — translation MSQVVVYSSDYCPYCVRAKALLGKKGVAFEEIKVDGKPQVRAEMAQKAGRTSVPQIWIGTRHIGGCDDLFALERAGKLDALLSA, via the coding sequence ATGAGCCAGGTTGTCGTGTATTCCAGCGATTATTGCCCTTATTGCGTGCGAGCCAAGGCTTTGCTGGGTAAGAAGGGCGTTGCCTTCGAAGAGATAAAAGTCGATGGCAAGCCCCAGGTGCGCGCCGAAATGGCCCAGAAGGCAGGGCGCACGTCGGTCCCGCAGATCTGGATCGGCACCCGGCACATCGGTGGCTGCGACGACCTGTTTGCCCTTGAGCGCGCCGGTAAACTTGATGCGCTGCTGTCCGCCTAA
- the secB gene encoding protein-export chaperone SecB — translation MTDQQNTEAAEAQGPQFSLQRIYVRDLSFEAPKSPAIFRQEWTPSVALDLNTRQKALEGDFHEVVLTLSVTVKNGEEVAFIAEVQQAGIFLIQGLDEASMSHTLGAFCPNILFPYARETLDSLVTRGSFPALMLAPVNFDALYAQELQRMQQEGSSTVQ, via the coding sequence ATGACTGATCAACAGAACACCGAAGCAGCAGAAGCCCAAGGCCCACAGTTTTCGCTGCAGCGCATCTATGTGCGTGACCTGTCGTTCGAAGCACCGAAAAGCCCGGCCATCTTCCGCCAGGAGTGGACCCCAAGCGTTGCGCTGGACCTGAACACCCGTCAAAAAGCCCTGGAAGGTGACTTCCACGAAGTCGTGCTGACCCTGTCGGTCACCGTCAAGAACGGCGAAGAAGTGGCCTTCATCGCTGAAGTGCAGCAGGCCGGTATCTTCCTGATCCAGGGCCTGGACGAAGCGTCCATGAGCCACACCCTGGGCGCGTTCTGCCCGAATATCCTGTTCCCGTACGCCCGTGAGACCCTGGACAGCCTGGTCACCCGTGGCTCGTTCCCGGCGCTGATGCTGGCACCGGTGAACTTCGACGCCCTGTACGCTCAAGAGCTGCAGCGCATGCAACAGGAAGGTTCGTCGACGGTTCAATAA
- a CDS encoding tRNA (cytidine(34)-2'-O)-methyltransferase, with product MFHVILFQPEIPPNTGNVIRLCANSGCHLHLIEPLGFDMDDKRLRRAGLDYHEYATLKRHADLASCLESLGHPRLFAFTTKGSRPFHDASFAEGDAFLFGPESRGLPAEVLDALPDGHRLRLPMREGCRSLNLSNTVAVAVYEGWRQLGFK from the coding sequence ATGTTTCACGTCATCCTTTTTCAACCAGAAATTCCGCCGAATACCGGCAACGTTATCAGGCTGTGCGCCAACAGTGGCTGCCACCTGCATTTGATCGAGCCGCTGGGCTTCGACATGGACGATAAACGCCTGCGCCGCGCCGGGCTGGATTACCACGAGTACGCCACCCTCAAGCGCCACGCCGACCTGGCAAGCTGCCTGGAGAGCCTGGGCCACCCGCGCTTGTTCGCGTTTACCACCAAGGGCTCGCGGCCGTTTCATGATGCCAGCTTCGCCGAGGGCGACGCGTTTCTGTTCGGCCCGGAGAGCCGGGGCCTGCCGGCCGAAGTGCTCGACGCCCTGCCCGACGGCCATCGCCTGCGCTTGCCGATGCGCGAAGGCTGCCGCAGCCTGAACCTGTCGAACACCGTCGCCGTGGCGGTCTATGAAGGCTGGCGCCAACTCGGCTTCAAGTAA
- the ntrC gene encoding nitrogen regulation protein NR(I), producing the protein MSRSETVWIVDDDRSIRWVLEKALQQEGMTTQSFDSADGVMSRLARQQPDVIISDIRMPGASGLDLLARIREQHPRLPVIIMTAHSDLDSAVASYQGGAFEYLPKPFDVDEAVALVKRANQHAQEQQNQEAPPALTRTPEIIGEAPAMQEVFRAIGRLSHSNITVLINGESGTGKELVAHALHRHSPRAASPFIALNMAAIPKDLMESELFGHEKGAFTGAANLRRGRFEQADGGTLFLDEIGDMPADTQTRLLRVLADGEFYRVGGHTPVKVDVRIIAATHQNLETLVHAGKFREDLFHRLNVIRIHIPRMSDRREDIPTLARHFLSRAAQELAVEPKLLKSETEEYLKNLPWPGNVRQLENTCRWITVMASGREVHISDLPPELLSLPQDSAPVTNWEQALRQWADQALARGQSNLLDSAVPAFERIMIETALKHTAGRRRDAAVLLGWGRNTLTRKIKELGMKVDGGDDDEGDEG; encoded by the coding sequence ATGAGCCGTAGTGAAACTGTCTGGATCGTCGATGACGACCGTTCTATCCGCTGGGTCCTGGAGAAAGCCTTGCAACAGGAAGGCATGACCACCCAGAGCTTCGACAGCGCCGACGGTGTAATGAGCCGCCTGGCTCGCCAGCAGCCGGATGTGATCATCTCCGATATCCGCATGCCCGGCGCCAGCGGCCTGGACCTGCTGGCGCGGATTCGCGAACAGCATCCGCGCCTGCCGGTGATCATCATGACGGCGCACTCGGACCTGGACAGCGCTGTCGCGTCGTATCAGGGCGGCGCCTTCGAGTACCTGCCCAAGCCGTTCGATGTGGATGAGGCGGTGGCGCTGGTCAAGCGCGCCAACCAGCACGCCCAGGAACAGCAGAACCAGGAAGCCCCGCCGGCCCTGACGCGCACGCCGGAAATCATCGGCGAAGCGCCGGCGATGCAGGAAGTGTTTCGCGCCATCGGGCGCTTGAGCCACTCCAACATCACCGTGCTGATCAACGGCGAGTCGGGTACCGGTAAAGAGCTGGTCGCCCACGCGCTGCACCGTCACAGCCCTCGGGCGGCGTCGCCGTTTATCGCGTTGAATATGGCGGCTATCCCGAAAGACTTGATGGAGTCCGAGCTGTTCGGCCATGAAAAAGGCGCGTTCACCGGCGCGGCCAACCTGCGGCGCGGGCGCTTTGAGCAAGCGGACGGCGGCACCCTGTTCCTCGATGAAATCGGCGACATGCCAGCCGATACCCAGACCCGCCTGCTGCGGGTGCTGGCCGATGGTGAGTTCTATCGCGTCGGCGGGCATACGCCAGTCAAGGTGGATGTACGCATCATCGCGGCGACCCACCAGAACCTGGAAACCCTGGTACACGCCGGCAAATTCCGCGAGGACTTGTTCCATCGCCTCAACGTGATCCGCATCCACATCCCGCGCATGTCAGACCGCCGCGAAGACATTCCCACCCTCGCCCGTCACTTCCTCAGCCGCGCCGCCCAGGAGCTGGCCGTCGAGCCGAAACTGCTCAAGAGCGAGACCGAGGAATACCTGAAGAACCTGCCATGGCCCGGCAACGTACGCCAGCTGGAGAACACTTGCCGCTGGATCACGGTGATGGCCTCTGGGCGCGAAGTGCATATCAGCGACCTGCCGCCGGAACTGCTGAGCCTGCCGCAGGATTCGGCACCAGTCACCAACTGGGAACAGGCACTGCGCCAATGGGCCGACCAGGCCCTTGCACGCGGCCAGTCGAACCTGCTGGACAGCGCCGTGCCGGCGTTCGAGCGGATCATGATCGAGACCGCACTGAAGCACACCGCTGGCCGCCGTCGCGATGCCGCCGTGCTGCTGGGTTGGGGGCGTAATACCCTGACGCGCAAGATCAAGGAGCTGGGGATGAAGGTCGACGGCGGTGACGACGACGAAGGTGACGAGGGCTGA
- the glnL gene encoding nitrogen regulation protein NR(II) — protein sequence MTISDALHRLLLDNLTTATILLNADLRLEYMNPAAEMLLAISGQRSHGQFISELFTESAEALSSLRQAVEQAHPFTKREAMLTALTGQTLTVDYAVTPILSNGATLLLLEVHPRDRLLRITKEEAQLSKQETSKMLVRGLAHEIKNPLGGIRGAAQLLARELPEEHLKDYTNVIIEEADRLRNLVDRMLGSNKLPSLAMTNVHEVLERVCQLVEAESQGCITLVRDYDPSIPDVLIDREQMIQAVLNIVRNAMQAISSQNELRLGRISLRTRALRQFTIGHVRHRLVTKVEIIDNGPGIPAELQETIFFPMVSGRPDGTGLGLAITQNIISQHQGLIECESHPGHTTFSIFLPLEQGAPTT from the coding sequence ATGACCATCAGTGATGCACTGCACCGTTTGTTACTCGACAACCTGACCACTGCGACCATCCTGCTCAACGCCGACCTGCGTCTTGAGTACATGAACCCGGCGGCGGAGATGCTCCTGGCTATCAGCGGCCAGCGCAGCCATGGGCAGTTCATCAGCGAATTGTTCACCGAGTCGGCCGAAGCCCTGAGCTCGTTGCGCCAGGCCGTGGAGCAGGCACACCCGTTCACCAAGCGTGAAGCGATGCTCACCGCCCTCACTGGCCAGACCTTGACCGTCGACTACGCAGTGACGCCGATCCTGAGCAATGGCGCGACCCTGCTGCTGCTCGAAGTGCACCCCCGCGATCGCCTGCTGCGCATCACCAAGGAGGAGGCGCAGCTGTCCAAGCAGGAAACCAGCAAGATGCTGGTACGCGGCCTGGCCCACGAGATCAAGAACCCGCTGGGCGGCATTCGCGGCGCGGCACAGTTGCTGGCCCGCGAGCTGCCGGAGGAGCATCTCAAGGACTACACCAACGTCATCATTGAAGAGGCCGACCGCTTGCGCAACCTGGTGGACCGCATGCTCGGCTCCAACAAGCTGCCGTCGCTGGCGATGACCAACGTGCACGAAGTGCTGGAGCGCGTCTGCCAACTGGTCGAGGCCGAAAGCCAGGGCTGCATCACCCTGGTGCGCGACTACGACCCCAGCATCCCCGATGTCTTGATCGACCGTGAGCAGATGATCCAGGCGGTGCTCAATATCGTGCGCAACGCCATGCAGGCCATCAGCAGCCAGAACGAGTTGCGCCTGGGCCGCATCAGCCTGCGCACCCGCGCCCTGCGCCAGTTCACCATTGGCCATGTGCGCCATCGCCTGGTGACCAAGGTCGAAATCATCGACAACGGCCCGGGCATTCCTGCGGAGCTGCAGGAAACCATTTTCTTCCCCATGGTCAGTGGCCGCCCGGACGGTACCGGGCTGGGCCTGGCCATTACCCAGAACATCATCAGCCAGCATCAGGGCCTGATCGAATGTGAGAGCCATCCCGGCCACACCACGTTCTCGATCTTCCTGCCATTGGAACAAGGAGCCCCCACGACATGA
- a CDS encoding chorismate mutase, producing the protein MKHRLVFALLFVSAGACAAPPTLEPLLNSIAERLEIADQVALSKWDSHKPVEDKKREQEVIASVVAQAPSYKLDPASTEQFFAAQIEANKLVQYTHLSDWQFQGKAPDDPRPDLIKQIRPRLDELQKRLLQQLADFTPLRTDPQCPQWLAEAVHEPLNDPLRQLAMIRATAELCVYKG; encoded by the coding sequence TTGAAACATAGACTTGTGTTCGCTCTGCTGTTCGTCAGTGCCGGTGCTTGCGCCGCCCCGCCCACCCTCGAGCCGCTGCTCAACAGCATCGCCGAACGCCTGGAGATCGCCGACCAGGTGGCCTTGAGCAAATGGGACAGCCATAAACCCGTGGAAGATAAAAAGCGCGAGCAGGAAGTGATTGCCAGCGTCGTCGCCCAAGCGCCGAGCTACAAACTGGACCCCGCCTCTACCGAGCAATTCTTCGCGGCGCAGATCGAGGCAAACAAACTGGTGCAGTACACCCATTTGTCCGACTGGCAATTCCAGGGCAAGGCCCCCGACGATCCGCGTCCGGACCTGATCAAGCAGATTCGCCCACGATTGGATGAGCTGCAAAAACGCCTGCTGCAGCAGTTGGCCGACTTCACACCCCTGCGCACAGATCCTCAATGCCCCCAATGGCTTGCCGAGGCGGTGCATGAGCCACTCAATGACCCGCTGCGCCAACTGGCAATGATCCGCGCCACCGCCGAGCTGTGCGTTTACAAAGGTTAA